From a single Carassius auratus strain Wakin chromosome 38, ASM336829v1, whole genome shotgun sequence genomic region:
- the gng2 gene encoding guanine nucleotide-binding protein G(I)/G(S)/G(O) subunit gamma-2 isoform X3, whose amino-acid sequence MATNNTASIAQARKLVEQLKMEANIDRIKVSKAAADLTSYCEAHAKEDPLLSPVPASENPFREKKFFCAIL is encoded by the exons ATGGCCACCAACAACACAGCTAGCATTGCTCAGGCTCGCAAACTGGTGGAGCAGCTCAAGATGGAGGCCAATATTGACAGGATAAAG GTCTCCAAAGCAGCAGCAGATCTGACATCGTACTGCGAAGCCCACGCTAAAGAGGACCCCCTGCTATCCCCCGTGCCTGCGTCCGAGAACCCCTTCAGGGAGAAGAAGTTCTTCTGTGCCATCCTGTAA